The following is a genomic window from bacterium.
GGTAAACCTGTCCCCGCATAACCTGATAATCTCCGATGCCTGTTTCATATCGCCCGTGGCTTCTTTAATCCCGATTATATTTGAAATTTTTGCAAGCTCCGAAACTGTCTGAGGAAGAATGTTCGTCCCCGTCCGCGTAGGAACATTATAAATAATAATAGGAATATCCACGCTGCGCGCTATCTTTTCATAATGCAGAAAAAGCCCCCGCGGTGTCGGCCTGTTATAATAAGGTGTTATTAAAAGGGCCCCGTCCGCCCCCTTGCTTTTAGCGAATTTTGTCAACTCCAGGGCCTCTTCGGTATTATTCGAGCCCGCCCCGGCAATCACCGGCACCCTTTTATTTACCGTGGATATTGTTATTTCCACAACGCGCTTATGTTCCTCAAATGCCAGTGTGGCTGACTCACCTGTAGTCCCGCAGGGAATAATACCTTTAATCCCTCCCTTAATCTGAAACTCAATCAGTTTTTGTAACGCTTTTTCATCAACCTTTCCTTCTTTAAA
Proteins encoded in this region:
- the dapA gene encoding 4-hydroxy-tetrahydrodipicolinate synthase, giving the protein MFKGAMTAIVTPFKEGKVDEKALQKLIEFQIKGGIKGIIPCGTTGESATLAFEEHKRVVEITISTVNKRVPVIAGAGSNNTEEALELTKFAKSKGADGALLITPYYNRPTPRGLFLHYEKIARSVDIPIIIYNVPTRTGTNILPQTVSELAKISNIIGIKEATGDMKQASEIIRLCGDRFTMLSGDDYTILPFLSIGGHGVISVAANIVPGMVSRLVEGFFNNNLVQAKELHYKLFPVIKALFLETNPIPVKTALSMMGMILPELRLPLCQMSEENSNALKSMLKANGLI